Proteins encoded by one window of Aphis gossypii isolate Hap1 chromosome X, ASM2018417v2, whole genome shotgun sequence:
- the LOC126551927 gene encoding protein PF3D7_1417600-like yields the protein MMAYNNNYENIESSIFNDNYGNQDDINNTSLNIDVEVLPPVKTSSMSNNLVACLDNNEIDKSNISQMLVLLKNIVEDNVTTIAYMKRLDGRLDKIEKAMRDVTYGRNNVNQLDDDFLTLFPIPDIDCLKNIEEKIKNDEEFKLKLNNLVMSIDGTDVKNFVKRTAIRLFSNDLSSKCSWYGHKNNFKLQNLGIINIMKEISKHYFKNTDIVFETNIKEWFRHGAQRVQRDNKNHN from the exons ATGATggcatataacaataattatgaaaatatagaaAGCAGTATATTTAATGACAATTATG gAAATCAAgatgatataaataacacttcattaaatattgatgttgAAGTATTACCTCCTGTTAAAACTTCTAGTATGAGTAACAATTTAGTTGCTTGCTTAGACAACAATGAAATAGACAAAA gtaacatATCACAaatgttagttttattaaaaaacatagtaGAAGATAATGTTACAACTATTGCTTATATGAAAAGATTAGATGGAAGATTAGACAAAATTGAAAAGGCAATGAGGGATGTGACTTATGGTCGTAATAATGTTAATCAATTAGATGATGACTTTTTAACACTATTTCCCATACCTGATATTgactgtttaaaaaatattgaagaaaaaattaaaaatgatgaagaatttaaactaaaattg AATAACTTGGTTATGTCAATTGATGGCACAGATGtgaaaaattttgtaaaacgtaCAGCTATACGTTTATTTAGTAATGATTTATCTTCTAAGTGTTCTTGGTAtggtcataaaaataattttaaacttcaaaatcttggaattattaatataatgaaag aaatatcaaaacattattttaaaaatacagataTTGTTTTTGAGACTAATATCAAAGAATGGTTTAGACATGGTGCCCAGCGGGTTCAAcgtgataataaaaatcataattag
- the LOC126552666 gene encoding 52 kDa repressor of the inhibitor of the protein kinase-like, which translates to MFGIVGSVSVFLSASAKRNNILQNAISNDNDEPIPKKNKTTSSMCNTLEELEKDTNQETSVKASSFNSSVKKSEFVVALETVANLFVYTRSLSIQLQSSKQDLSSAMENVKNVLNVFEDIRKNPDTTFITLFESAAQKLKLFDKELKVSRLSGHQTKRNNINVNINQNPMEWFKITIFIPFLDHIIQELKSSFSDKFVKVLPLEGLIPIHKDSYSTEAIVNAAMLYDQDLLSSSDLVLKAEINLRKTKWNNIETNIPHTAVTSLLYCEEYFPNIKILLQLFATLPVSTATAERTFSTLRRLKNYMRSTMTESRLNGLALLNIHKDKHTGCPTEI; encoded by the exons ATGTTTGGAATTGTTGGTTCTGTGTCAGTTTTCTTATCGGCATCTgcaaaacgtaataatatattgcaaaaTGCAATTTCTAATGATAATGACGAAccaattccaaaaaaaaacaaaactacgAGCTCTATGTGCAACACGTTGG aaGAACTGGAGAAAGATACAAACCAAGAAACATCTGTTAAAGCTTCAAGTTTTAATTCAAGTGTTAAAAAAAGTGAATTTGTCGTAGCATTAGAAACTGTGGCTAATTTGTTCGTATACACGAGGtctttaagtatacaattacAAAGTTCTAAACAGGATCTATCAAGTGCAAtggaaaatgtcaaaaatgttCTTAATGTGTTTGAAGATATTCGTAAAAATCCTGATACAACATTCATTACCTTATTTGAAAGTGCagctcaaaaattaaaactatttgataAAGAATTAAAAGTTTCTCGACTTAGTGGTCATCAAACAAAAAGGAATAACATCAATGTCAATATCAACCAAAATCCTATGGAgtggtttaaaataacaatttttataccatttttagACCATATTATTCAAGAATTAAAATCTAGTTTCAgtgataaatttgttaaagttCTTCCACTTGAAGGTCTCATTCCAATTCATAAAGACTCATATAGCACCGAAGCTATAGTAAATGCTGCAATGTTGTATGACCAAGATTTACTTTCAAGTTCagatttagtattaaaagcAGAAATAAATCTTCGGAAAACTAAATGGAATAACATAGAAACAAATATCCCTCATACTGCTGTTACATCACTCCTGTACTGTGAAGAATATTTTCCTAACATCAAAatcttattacaattatttgctACGCTTCCAGTATCCACAGCAACCGCTGAAAGGACATTTTCTACCTTAAggagattaaaaaattatatgcgCTCTACAATGACTGAGTCTAGACTAAATGGTTTAGctctattaaatattcataaagatAAACATACAGGGTGTCCCACAGAGATCTGA
- the LOC126551924 gene encoding uncharacterized protein LOC126551924, with protein sequence MCFDEINAPLRTNESFRLRKDDEYHKGLSPLEDLPINITSSVVLDYMHNVCLGVVKRLLTFWVKGKKSVRFLNNNIQTEVSSTLISLKPYLPSEFNRLPRSLEELEYWKATEFRTFLLYTGIIALKGRLNKQLFQHFMLLHSAIRILLSKETCLTLNGQAKCLLIQFVTKYSDLYGVEFISYNVHGLIHLPDFVLVHGPLDQFSAFKYENCLQNIKKCIKNSRHPLSDIYNRIIEQNKQLKPINNYPVLKKEMEYNPLICKDPTVTLYEQIINECFIVSSIKEKDNFFF encoded by the coding sequence ATGTGTTTTGATGAAATAAATGCACCGTTAAGGACAAATGAATCATTCCGCTTAAGAAAAGATGATGAATACCATAAAGGATTGTCTCCATTAGAAGATTTACCTATCAATATCACCTCATCAGTAGTTTTAGATTATATGCACAACGTATGTTTAGGGGTAGTCAAAAGGTTATTAACATTTTGggttaaaggaaaaaaatctgtacggtttttaaataataatattcaaacagaAGTATCTTCTacattaattagtttaaaaccGTACTTACCTTCTGAATTTAATAGACTTCCCAGATCTCTTGAAGAATTAGAATACTGGAAAGCAACCGAATTTCGTACTTTTCTTCTTTATACGGGAATTATAGCTTTAAAAGGCCGATTAAATAAGCAGTTATTTCAGCATTTCATGCTTTTACATAGTGctattagaattttattatctaaagaAACTTGTTTAACACTTAATGGTCAAgccaaatgtttattaatacaatttgtaacaAAGTACTCTGATTTATATGGCGTGgagtttattagttataatgttCATGGGTTAATACACTTGCCTGATTTTGTGCTTGTACATGGACCTTTAGATCAATTTAGCGCatttaagtatgaaaattgcttacaaaatattaaaaaatgtattaaaaattctagGCATCCATTATCAGATATTTATAACCGtataattgaacaaaataagCAATTGAAACCTATCAACAATTacccagttttaaaaaaagaaatggagTATAACCCTTTAATATGTAAAGACCCTACTGTAACTTTGtatgaacaaattataaatgaatgttttattgttagttCTATCAaagaaaaagataatttttttttctaa